The Epinephelus lanceolatus isolate andai-2023 chromosome 21, ASM4190304v1, whole genome shotgun sequence genome has a segment encoding these proteins:
- the LOC117247686 gene encoding cadherin-related family member 1a isoform X3, whose amino-acid sequence MKKEKKMHALLFLLLLHFTLGQSDYAPYFYDNGPSSTHGNMALFSISEDTAVGTQIYILNGTDPEGDPVRYGLTFEKGSKEYFRVDSKSGNVTLIQELDREKQDEISVVVSITDGRNKVVETVRVFVTDANDEPPEFQNLPFIIDIPEDTAPGSSIYRVQAIDRDMGSGGSVSYYLQTLPFAKFTIDGHSGILRVKPGETLDYETTPTHFVTVVAKDGGGKYKGKHQVLTATATMTINVLDAQDMPPSFIGTPYFGYVYEVSVPGSEIFTVYAKDGDQGNPNPIHYSIINGSDGVFDINSTSGCITLTTLPTLLRNELYEIIVKASEVGPDNQLEDFDITTVTVRVVDLNNHPPTFYGENGPQSKFEVTMYEHPPAGEILRGFKITVNDSDQGANAKFKLRLVGPSRVLRVVPQTVLNEAQVTIIVEDTSGIDYEKGPTLSFKLLAVEIDTPERFSATADIVINLLDTNDNIPKFTSEYYIARVPENSPGGSSVVTVTANDPDSGRWGEVKYTIYGSGSDLFTIHPMSGVISTQPWTSLDAEVRSKYNFYVKAEDSEGKYGLSEVFVTVLDMNDHPPAFDETFLEKTMIIGTPVKVEAVDDDAESPNNVIEYSIMRADPDNAFDINSDTGEIKLKPFIKSMEIVRNITKQKDCKWSLVVQARDRGSPSFSTTAVVNIDITEATPLKGPMAAFLMKSRDNPLKALGMVTVIISLLVGVTVLISTALYMRNSKSNRIMPARRIIKRRPRDQQPWNFKMPAVKYNNPADKFLIDDQESNQQQRPSSPRPKPPPPSAPPPPSNTRANERPRAVPTISGTLVPTISGALASKGSKKAKSNRRKEGNVSSALVSELKKKLEQKIIESNQGYY is encoded by the exons atgaagaaagaaaagaaaatgcatgCTTTACTGTTTCTCCTCCTGCTTCACTTCACCTTGG GGCAATCAGACTATGCTCCGTATTTTTATGATAATGGACCCAGCAGTACACATGGGAATATGGCCTTGTTCAGCATCTCTGAGGATACAGCAGTTG GGACGCAGATATACATTCTGAATGGCACAGATCCAGAGGGAGATCCCGTGCGATACGGTCTGACTTTTGAAAAGGGCTCCAAAGAATATTTTAGGGTGGACTCCAAGTCAGGAAATGTGACTCTGATTCAGGAGCTCGACAGAGAG AAACAAGATGAAATCTCGGTGGTCGTGAGCATAACGGACGGTCGCAATAAA GTTGTTGAGACAGTGAGagtgtttgtcactgatgccaATGATGAACCACCTGAATTTCAAAACCTGCCTTTCATCATTGACATCCCAGAG GACACTGCTCCAGGAAGCAGCATCTACAGAGTCCAGGCAATAGACAGAGACATGGGATCAGGAGGAAGCGTCTCATATTATCTACAG ACTTTACCGTTTGCCAAGTTTACCATCGATGGGCACAGCGGGATCCTAAGAGTCAAACCTGGTGAGACTTTGGACTACGAGACCACGCCTACACACTTTGTGACGGTGGTTGCAAAG GATGGAGGTGGAAAGTACAAGGGCAAACACCAGGTTCTGACTGCTACAGCCACCATGACAATCAATGTACTTGATGCCCAGGACATGCCTCCATCCTTCATAGGAACCCCTTACTTTGGCTACGTCTACGAAGTCTCAGTTCCT GGTTCTGAAATATTCACCGTGTACGCTAAAGATGGAGATCAAGGCAACCCTAACCCAATACATTATTCCATCATAAATG GCAGTGATGGTGTCTTTGACATAAATAGCACCAGTGGATGCATCACTCTAACAACCCTTCCAACTCTGCTGAGAAATGAGTTATATGAAATCATAGTCAAG GCGTCTGAGGTGGGACCAGACAATCAGCTGGAGGACTTTGACATTACCACGGTGACGGTCCGGGTGGTGGATCTCAACAACCATCCTCCAACCTTTTACGGAGAGAATGGACCACAGAGCAAGTTTGAGGTCACCATGTACGAGCATCCTCCTGCAGGGGAGATCCTCCGAGGCTTTAAGATCACCGTCAATGACTCTGATCAG gGTGCAAATGCTAAATTTAAACTGAGACTCGTGGGGCCGAGTCGAGTGCTGCGAGTGGTTCCCCAGACAGTCCTGAATGAAGCTCAGGTGACCATCATTGTGGAAGACACATCTGGCATCGACTACGAAAAGGGACCAACACTTTCTTTCAAG CTGCTGGCGGTGGAAATCGACACTCCCGAGAGATTCAGTGCAACAGCTGACATTGTGATCAACCTGCTGGACACGAACGACAACATCCCCAAATTCACCTCAGAGTATTACATCGCCAGGGTCCCAGAGAACTCCCCTGGAGGCTCCAGTGTTGTGACTGTAACA GCAAATGATCCAGATTCAGGGCGCTGGGGTGAAGTCAAATACACGATTTATGGATCAGGATCAGATTT GTTTACCATCCACCCGATGTCAGGCGTCATCTCCACGCAGCCTTGGACCAGCCTGGACGCAGAGGTCAGGTCTAAGTACAACTTCTACGTCAAGGCTGAAGATTCGGAGGGAAAGTACGGCTTGTCTGAAGTCTTTGTCACCGTCCTCGACATGAACGACCACCCTCCAGCGTTTGATGAAACTTTCCTGGAGAAGACCATGATCATTGGTACACCTGTCAAAGTAGAG GCAGTAGACGATGATGCAGAGTCTCCGAACAACGTCATCGAGTACTCCATCATGAGGGCCGATCCTGACAACGCGTTTGACATCAACTCAGACACCGGGGAGATCAAGCTGAAGCCGTTCATCAAGTCCATGGAGATTGTGCGAAACATCACCAAGCAGAAGGACTGCAAGTGGTCTCTTGTGGTCCAAGCCAGGGACAGAGGCTCCCCATCCTTCAGCACAACCGCCGTGGTCAACATCGATATCACAGAGGCG ACTCCTCTCAAGGGGCCTATGGCGGCCTTTTTAATGAAAAGTAGGGACAATCCTTTGAAAGCTCTAGGCATGGTCACTGTTATCATAAGCTTGTTGGTAGGGGTGACTGTCTTGATCTCTACGGCTCTGTACATGCGCAACTCAAAGTCAAACAGGATCATGCCGGCACGTCGCATCATCAAGAGGCGACCCAGGGACCAGCAGCCCTGGAACTTCAAGATGCCTGCCGTCAAATACAACAACCCGGCAGATAAGTTCCTTATCGATGACCAAGAGAGCAACCAACAGCAGCGCCCCAGCAGCCCCAGGCCGAAGCCTCCGCCCCCTAGCGCTCCTCCGCCTCCTTCAAACACCCGGGCTAATGAGAGGCCCCGGGCGGTCCCAACAATATCTGGTACCCTGGTCCCAACAATATCTGGTGCGCTGGCTTCCAAAGGCTCAAAGAAAGCTAAATCCAATCGCCGCAAAGAGGGGAATGTCAGCTCTGCTCTGGTGTCAGAGCTTAAAAAGAAGCTGGAGCAGAAAATCATTGAGAGCAACCAAGGTTATTATTAA
- the LOC117247686 gene encoding cadherin-related family member 1a isoform X1, with protein MALFSISEDTAVGTQIYILNGTDPEGDPVRYGLTFEKGSKEYFRVDSKSGNVTLIQELDREKQDEISVVVSITDGRNKVVETVRVFVTDANDEPPEFQNLPFIIDIPEDTAPGSSIYRVQAIDRDMGSGGSVSYYLQTLPFAKFTIDGHSGILRVKPGETLDYETTPTHFVTVVAKDGGGKYKGKHQVLTATATMTINVLDAQDMPPSFIGTPYFGYVYEVSVPGSEIFTVYAKDGDQGNPNPIHYSIINGSDGVFDINSTSGCITLTTLPTLLRNELYEIIVKASEVGPDNQLEDFDITTVTVRVVDLNNHPPTFYGENGPQSKFEVTMYEHPPAGEILRGFKITVNDSDQGANAKFKLRLVGPSRVLRVVPQTVLNEAQVTIIVEDTSGIDYEKGPTLSFKLLAVEIDTPERFSATADIVINLLDTNDNIPKFTSEYYIARVPENSPGGSSVVTVTANDPDSGRWGEVKYTIYGSGSDLFTIHPMSGVISTQPWTSLDAEVRSKYNFYVKAEDSEGKYGLSEVFVTVLDMNDHPPAFDETFLEKTMIIGTPVKVEAVDDDAESPNNVIEYSIMRADPDNAFDINSDTGEIKLKPFIKSMEIVRNITKQKDCKWSLVVQARDRGSPSFSTTAVVNIDITEATPLKGPMAAFLMKSRDNPLKALGMVTVIISLLVGVTVLISTALYMRNSKSNRIMPARRIIKRRPRDQQPWNFKMPAVKYNNPADKFLIDDQESNQQQRPSSPRPKPPPPSAPPPPSNTRANERPRAVPTISGTLVPTISGALASKGSKKAKSNRRKEGNVSSALVSELKKKLEQKIIESNQGYY; from the exons ATGGCCTTGTTCAGCATCTCTGAGGATACAGCAGTTG GGACGCAGATATACATTCTGAATGGCACAGATCCAGAGGGAGATCCCGTGCGATACGGTCTGACTTTTGAAAAGGGCTCCAAAGAATATTTTAGGGTGGACTCCAAGTCAGGAAATGTGACTCTGATTCAGGAGCTCGACAGAGAG AAACAAGATGAAATCTCGGTGGTCGTGAGCATAACGGACGGTCGCAATAAA GTTGTTGAGACAGTGAGagtgtttgtcactgatgccaATGATGAACCACCTGAATTTCAAAACCTGCCTTTCATCATTGACATCCCAGAG GACACTGCTCCAGGAAGCAGCATCTACAGAGTCCAGGCAATAGACAGAGACATGGGATCAGGAGGAAGCGTCTCATATTATCTACAG ACTTTACCGTTTGCCAAGTTTACCATCGATGGGCACAGCGGGATCCTAAGAGTCAAACCTGGTGAGACTTTGGACTACGAGACCACGCCTACACACTTTGTGACGGTGGTTGCAAAG GATGGAGGTGGAAAGTACAAGGGCAAACACCAGGTTCTGACTGCTACAGCCACCATGACAATCAATGTACTTGATGCCCAGGACATGCCTCCATCCTTCATAGGAACCCCTTACTTTGGCTACGTCTACGAAGTCTCAGTTCCT GGTTCTGAAATATTCACCGTGTACGCTAAAGATGGAGATCAAGGCAACCCTAACCCAATACATTATTCCATCATAAATG GCAGTGATGGTGTCTTTGACATAAATAGCACCAGTGGATGCATCACTCTAACAACCCTTCCAACTCTGCTGAGAAATGAGTTATATGAAATCATAGTCAAG GCGTCTGAGGTGGGACCAGACAATCAGCTGGAGGACTTTGACATTACCACGGTGACGGTCCGGGTGGTGGATCTCAACAACCATCCTCCAACCTTTTACGGAGAGAATGGACCACAGAGCAAGTTTGAGGTCACCATGTACGAGCATCCTCCTGCAGGGGAGATCCTCCGAGGCTTTAAGATCACCGTCAATGACTCTGATCAG gGTGCAAATGCTAAATTTAAACTGAGACTCGTGGGGCCGAGTCGAGTGCTGCGAGTGGTTCCCCAGACAGTCCTGAATGAAGCTCAGGTGACCATCATTGTGGAAGACACATCTGGCATCGACTACGAAAAGGGACCAACACTTTCTTTCAAG CTGCTGGCGGTGGAAATCGACACTCCCGAGAGATTCAGTGCAACAGCTGACATTGTGATCAACCTGCTGGACACGAACGACAACATCCCCAAATTCACCTCAGAGTATTACATCGCCAGGGTCCCAGAGAACTCCCCTGGAGGCTCCAGTGTTGTGACTGTAACA GCAAATGATCCAGATTCAGGGCGCTGGGGTGAAGTCAAATACACGATTTATGGATCAGGATCAGATTT GTTTACCATCCACCCGATGTCAGGCGTCATCTCCACGCAGCCTTGGACCAGCCTGGACGCAGAGGTCAGGTCTAAGTACAACTTCTACGTCAAGGCTGAAGATTCGGAGGGAAAGTACGGCTTGTCTGAAGTCTTTGTCACCGTCCTCGACATGAACGACCACCCTCCAGCGTTTGATGAAACTTTCCTGGAGAAGACCATGATCATTGGTACACCTGTCAAAGTAGAG GCAGTAGACGATGATGCAGAGTCTCCGAACAACGTCATCGAGTACTCCATCATGAGGGCCGATCCTGACAACGCGTTTGACATCAACTCAGACACCGGGGAGATCAAGCTGAAGCCGTTCATCAAGTCCATGGAGATTGTGCGAAACATCACCAAGCAGAAGGACTGCAAGTGGTCTCTTGTGGTCCAAGCCAGGGACAGAGGCTCCCCATCCTTCAGCACAACCGCCGTGGTCAACATCGATATCACAGAGGCG ACTCCTCTCAAGGGGCCTATGGCGGCCTTTTTAATGAAAAGTAGGGACAATCCTTTGAAAGCTCTAGGCATGGTCACTGTTATCATAAGCTTGTTGGTAGGGGTGACTGTCTTGATCTCTACGGCTCTGTACATGCGCAACTCAAAGTCAAACAGGATCATGCCGGCACGTCGCATCATCAAGAGGCGACCCAGGGACCAGCAGCCCTGGAACTTCAAGATGCCTGCCGTCAAATACAACAACCCGGCAGATAAGTTCCTTATCGATGACCAAGAGAGCAACCAACAGCAGCGCCCCAGCAGCCCCAGGCCGAAGCCTCCGCCCCCTAGCGCTCCTCCGCCTCCTTCAAACACCCGGGCTAATGAGAGGCCCCGGGCGGTCCCAACAATATCTGGTACCCTGGTCCCAACAATATCTGGTGCGCTGGCTTCCAAAGGCTCAAAGAAAGCTAAATCCAATCGCCGCAAAGAGGGGAATGTCAGCTCTGCTCTGGTGTCAGAGCTTAAAAAGAAGCTGGAGCAGAAAATCATTGAGAGCAACCAAGGTTATTATTAA
- the LOC117247686 gene encoding cadherin-related family member 1a isoform X2: MALFSISEDTAVGTQIYILNGTDPEGDPVRYGLTFEKGSKEYFRVDSKSGNVTLIQELDREKQDEISVVVSITDGRNKVVETVRVFVTDANDEPPEFQNLPFIIDIPEDTAPGSSIYRVQAIDRDMGSGGSVSYYLQTLPFAKFTIDGHSGILRVKPGETLDYETTPTHFVTVVAKDGGGKYKGKHQVLTATATMTINVLDAQDMPPSFIGTPYFGYVYEVSVPGSEIFTVYAKDGDQGNPNPIHYSIINGSDGVFDINSTSGCITLTTLPTLLRNELYEIIVKASEVGPDNQLEDFDITTVTVRVVDLNNHPPTFYGENGPQSKFEVTMYEHPPAGEILRGFKITVNDSDQGANAKFKLRLVGPSRVLRVVPQTVLNEAQVTIIVEDTSGIDYEKGPTLSFKLLAVEIDTPERFSATADIVINLLDTNDNIPKFTSEYYIARVPENSPGGSSVVTVTANDPDSGRWGEVKYTIYGSGSDLFTIHPMSGVISTQPWTSLDAEVRSKYNFYVKAEDSEGKYGLSEVFVTVLDMNDHPPAFDETFLEKTMIIGTPVKVEAVDDDAESPNNVIEYSIMRADPDNAFDINSDTGEIKLKPFIKSMEIVRNITKQKDCKWSLVVQARDRGSPSFSTTAVVNIDITEAIKGRIISYLMGLSKRPLTVFGICLSIVSSLILLTICISTILYCNAVKKSRINPESNYIKVVRRIK, translated from the exons ATGGCCTTGTTCAGCATCTCTGAGGATACAGCAGTTG GGACGCAGATATACATTCTGAATGGCACAGATCCAGAGGGAGATCCCGTGCGATACGGTCTGACTTTTGAAAAGGGCTCCAAAGAATATTTTAGGGTGGACTCCAAGTCAGGAAATGTGACTCTGATTCAGGAGCTCGACAGAGAG AAACAAGATGAAATCTCGGTGGTCGTGAGCATAACGGACGGTCGCAATAAA GTTGTTGAGACAGTGAGagtgtttgtcactgatgccaATGATGAACCACCTGAATTTCAAAACCTGCCTTTCATCATTGACATCCCAGAG GACACTGCTCCAGGAAGCAGCATCTACAGAGTCCAGGCAATAGACAGAGACATGGGATCAGGAGGAAGCGTCTCATATTATCTACAG ACTTTACCGTTTGCCAAGTTTACCATCGATGGGCACAGCGGGATCCTAAGAGTCAAACCTGGTGAGACTTTGGACTACGAGACCACGCCTACACACTTTGTGACGGTGGTTGCAAAG GATGGAGGTGGAAAGTACAAGGGCAAACACCAGGTTCTGACTGCTACAGCCACCATGACAATCAATGTACTTGATGCCCAGGACATGCCTCCATCCTTCATAGGAACCCCTTACTTTGGCTACGTCTACGAAGTCTCAGTTCCT GGTTCTGAAATATTCACCGTGTACGCTAAAGATGGAGATCAAGGCAACCCTAACCCAATACATTATTCCATCATAAATG GCAGTGATGGTGTCTTTGACATAAATAGCACCAGTGGATGCATCACTCTAACAACCCTTCCAACTCTGCTGAGAAATGAGTTATATGAAATCATAGTCAAG GCGTCTGAGGTGGGACCAGACAATCAGCTGGAGGACTTTGACATTACCACGGTGACGGTCCGGGTGGTGGATCTCAACAACCATCCTCCAACCTTTTACGGAGAGAATGGACCACAGAGCAAGTTTGAGGTCACCATGTACGAGCATCCTCCTGCAGGGGAGATCCTCCGAGGCTTTAAGATCACCGTCAATGACTCTGATCAG gGTGCAAATGCTAAATTTAAACTGAGACTCGTGGGGCCGAGTCGAGTGCTGCGAGTGGTTCCCCAGACAGTCCTGAATGAAGCTCAGGTGACCATCATTGTGGAAGACACATCTGGCATCGACTACGAAAAGGGACCAACACTTTCTTTCAAG CTGCTGGCGGTGGAAATCGACACTCCCGAGAGATTCAGTGCAACAGCTGACATTGTGATCAACCTGCTGGACACGAACGACAACATCCCCAAATTCACCTCAGAGTATTACATCGCCAGGGTCCCAGAGAACTCCCCTGGAGGCTCCAGTGTTGTGACTGTAACA GCAAATGATCCAGATTCAGGGCGCTGGGGTGAAGTCAAATACACGATTTATGGATCAGGATCAGATTT GTTTACCATCCACCCGATGTCAGGCGTCATCTCCACGCAGCCTTGGACCAGCCTGGACGCAGAGGTCAGGTCTAAGTACAACTTCTACGTCAAGGCTGAAGATTCGGAGGGAAAGTACGGCTTGTCTGAAGTCTTTGTCACCGTCCTCGACATGAACGACCACCCTCCAGCGTTTGATGAAACTTTCCTGGAGAAGACCATGATCATTGGTACACCTGTCAAAGTAGAG GCAGTAGACGATGATGCAGAGTCTCCGAACAACGTCATCGAGTACTCCATCATGAGGGCCGATCCTGACAACGCGTTTGACATCAACTCAGACACCGGGGAGATCAAGCTGAAGCCGTTCATCAAGTCCATGGAGATTGTGCGAAACATCACCAAGCAGAAGGACTGCAAGTGGTCTCTTGTGGTCCAAGCCAGGGACAGAGGCTCCCCATCCTTCAGCACAACCGCCGTGGTCAACATCGATATCACAGAGGCG ATCAAAGGTCGCATTATTTCATACTTGATGGGCCTCAGCAAGCGTCCGCTGACTGTTTTTGGAATTTGTCTCAGCATTGTCAGTTCCCTCATCCTACTAACAATCTGCATATCCACAATCCTGTACTGTAACGCAGTGAAAAAGTCCCGAATCAACCCTGAGAGTAACTATATCAAAGTGGTGCGCAGGATCAAGTGA
- the LOC117247402 gene encoding leucine-rich repeat, immunoglobulin-like domain and transmembrane domain-containing protein 2, producing the protein MDAFHVALRIALLFYLITPGSSTCVTGCSCTDDNLGRTLLCMETTMGRIPDDIPQDFTKIRIENCHLTELPRGSFSKVSALEFLWLNFNEITLMNIKSLEGLANLTELRLQGNKLTSVTWTAFQDTPKLKILDLKHNRLDVLPEHALRYLPALTYLDLSFNQLTVISKDVFTNWPLYQMAAKAWGKEGLVSNVVLALHDNPWLCDCRLKGFVEFIRAVSPPIILMNSYLMCSGPASKADKFFHEVQLKTCMKPVASAPETNITLPLRANATLTCLVKARPGPTIRWMYSLKIIRGFAATETHIDEETVTSKLVIPSLHLADRGLYTCMANNFIGNSSVSITVNISSSNSSAPLPPPVSMLSSDENAYIDIRIAKQTVYGITLEWYAVTDNPAETWFTIHFGKYDSPKKEMIYIGPGINSYTVSDLLPVTKYEVCVSLKNHPPKEGQCIVFVTGSDISELEQRERLIHIIVIVCAMVLAVPAGMYACTTEARFSCVDRCVNLWKTRRLHGEDMQGTERQGTFDSLQAGSEEGLCRDSKEKPKKRRKSEDRCKGGSAAHLY; encoded by the exons ATGGACGCCTTTCATGTCGCGTTACGTATCGCTTTGTTATTTTATCTAATCACCCCTGGATCATCAACTTGTGTGACCGGTTGCTCCTGTACAGATGACAACTTGGGCAG GACTTTACTATGTATGGAAACCACCATGGGACGAATCCCAGACGACATCCCACAGGATTTCACCAAAATCCGAATAGAAAACTGCCACCTGACCGAGTTACCGCGAGGGTCTTTCTCTAAAGTTAGTGCCTTGGAGTTCCTCTGGTTGAATTTTAACGAGATCACCCTGATGAACATCAAAAGCCTGGAAGGGCTGGCCAACCTGACTGAGCTCAGGCTGCAAGGGAACAAGCTGACTTCAGTAACATGGACGGCATTTCAGGACACGCCAAAACTGAAGATTTTGGACCTGAAACACAATCGACTGGATGTTCTGCCTGAACACGCTCTGAGATACTTACCTGCCCTGACCTACTTAGATTTATCCTTCAATCAGCTTACTGTCATATCAAAAGATGTCTTCACTAATTGGCCTCTTTATCAAATGGCAGCCAAAGCGTGGGGGAAAGAAGGGCTGGTGTCCAATGTGGTTCTTGCGCTGCACGACAACCCCTGGTTGTGCGATTGCCGCCTCAAAGGCTTTGTTGAATTCATCAGGGCGGTCAGCCCTCCCATCATTCTCATGAACTCTTATCTGATGTGTTCGGGCCCTGCCTCCAAAGCGGACAAGTTTTTCCATGAGGTTCAGTTAAAAACATGCATGAAGCCGGTGGCCTCTGCCCCAGAGACCAACATCACTTTACCTCTCAGAGCAAATGCAACACTCACATGCTTAGTAAAGGCCAGGCCAGGTCCGACCATCCGGTGGATGTACAGTCTGAAGATTATAAGAGGATTTGCtg CTACAGAGACTCACATAGACGAGGAGACCGTCACCTCCAAGCTGGTCATCCCCTCTCTTCACCTGGCAGACCGAGGACTCTACACCTGCATGGCCAACAACTTCATTGGCAACTCCTCTGTCAGCATCACAGTTAACATCAGCTCCTCAAattcctctgctcctctccctccacctGTTTCCATGTTGTCGTCCGATGAGAACGCCTACATCGACATCCGCATCGCCAAACAGACGGTCTACGGTATCACCCTGGAGTGGTACGCAGTAACGGACAACCCAGCAGAGACCTGGTTCACCATCCACTTTGGCAAATACGATTCACCCAAAAAGGAGATGATCTACATCGGCCCTGGCATCAACAGCTACACCGTCAGCGACCTGCTTCCTGTCACCAAATACGAGGTGTGCGTGAGCTTGAAGAACCATCCACCCAAGGAGGGCCAGTGCATCGTGTttgtgacaggaagtgacatcagtGAGCTGGAGCAAAGAGAGAGGCTCATCCACATCATCGTAATCGTGTGCGCCATGGTGCTGGCAGTGCCGGCTGGCATGTACGCCTGCACCACGGAGGCCCGGTTCAGCTGCGTGGATCGCTGTGTGAATCTGTGGAAGACGCGCAGGCTGCACGGAGAGGACATGCAGGGGACGGAGAGGCAGGGCACCTTCGATAGCCTGCAAGCGGGCAGCGAGGAAGGCCTGTGCAGGGACTCGAAGGAAAAGCCGAAAAAGAGGCGGAAGTCTGAGGACAGGTGCAAAGGAGGAAGTGCAGCTCACCTGTACTAG
- the lrit1b gene encoding leucine-rich repeat, immunoglobulin-like domain and transmembrane domain-containing protein 1b: MSRHFAAAFCLALVFLPLLSSSCPAQCSCFFHKLSDGSKARSVLCNDPEITVVPPNFPIDTSKLRIEKTAITRIASDNFHYLNNLEFLWMSFNSLNSLSVDSFRGLYNLDELRLDGNSLTSFPWDSLTDMPNLRLLDLHNNKISTIPADATMYIKNLTYLDLSSNTLTTVPADVLTVWLSVKPSQDADSSKLILGLHDNPWLCDCRLYDLVQFQKSPSSSVALIDTRLRCADPESLSGVLFTEAELQRCQGPRVHTAVARVRSSLGNNVLLRCGTVGVPIPELSWSRADGKKMNGTVQEEISKEGIIWSILSVPAVAYKDSGKYICKATNFVGTADAIISLVITDSFRSEEAGGGVSKRNRGKKPGGIGRAAYQEKLIARYVPPPTKTAAQPIIEPLNGKGVTGKYEIESYSVSDGASEGRGKAPEAEKPVELDALSNLAANASSLQQAPEKRIVRSVKVIGDTDHTVSLNWRAPTATNTTEFSVLYAVFGERDMRRVNVGAGKNRITIDGLVPKTKYIACVCVKGLIPKKEQCVIFSTDEAASASGTQKLINVVVITVACVIAVPLTLIVCCGALKKRCQKLLGRQSKEIQDSYVTFETLGPGGKAKGMEGEYLTRLNPDESNRLLSARSSVDSEATARTEGPPSEYFC, encoded by the exons ATGAGTcgacattttgctgctgctttttgttTGGCTTTagtttttcttcctctgctgaGCAGCTCGTGTCCTGCACAATGCAGCTGCTTCTTCCACAAGCTGAGCGACGGATCAAAAGCAAG GAGCGTGCTTTGCAACGATCCAGAGATCACTGTGGTACCTCCAAATTTTCCCATCGACACCTCGAAGCTGCGCATCGAGAAGACAGCGATCACACGGATCGCAAGCGACAACTTCCACTACCTCAACAACCTGGAGTTCCTGTGGATGTCTTTCAATTCGCTGAATTCACTGAGCGTCGACAGTTTCCGAGGTCTTTACAACCTGGACGAGCTCCGGCTGGATGGCAACTCCCTCACCTCCTTTCCCTgggactctctgacagacatgCCAAACCTGAGGCTCCTCGACTTACACAACAACAAGATCTCCACCATCCCTGCGGACGCCACCATGTACATAAAGAATCTCACCTATCTGGATTTATCCAGCAACACTCTGACGACCGTCCCTGCTGATGTTCTCACAGTGTGGCTGAGTGTGAAGCCATCTCAGGACGCAGATTCTTCCAAACTAATTCTGG GTCTCCATGACAACCCCTGGCTGTGTGACTGCCGATTGTACGATCTGGTCCAGTTTCAGAAATCCCCATCATCATCCGTGGCTCTCATCGACACCCGGCTGCGGTGTGCTGATCCGGAGAGCTTGTCAGGGGTTCTTTTCACTGAGGCGGAGCTGCAGAGGTGCCAGGGCCCTCGGGTGCACACGGCCGTGGCTCGTGTGCGCAGCTCGCTGGGCAACAACGTCTTGCTGCGCTGTGGCACAGTTGGAGTCCCCATCCCTGAGTTGTCCTGGAGCCGTGCTGATGGCAAGAAAATGAACGGCACAG ttcAAGAAGAGATTTCAAAGGAGGGCATCATCTGGTCGATTCTGAGCGTGCCTGCAGTTGCTTACAAAGATTCCGGCAAATATATATGCAAAGCGACCAACTTTGTGGGCACTGCGGACGCCATCATCTCGTTGGTGATCACAGATTCCTTTCGGTCAGAGGAAGCAGGTGGTGGCGTGTCgaagagaaacagagggaaGAAACCTGGCGGCATCGGAAGAGCAGCATACCAGGAGAAACTTATTGCCAGATATGTTCCTCCACCAACCAAAACGGCTGCCCAGCCCATCATTGAACCTCTCAATGGCAAAGGCGTGACTGGGAAGTACGAGATTGAGAGCTACAGCGTCTCTGATGGCGCTTCTGAGGGACGGGGCAAAGCACCAGAAGCTGAGAAGCCAGTGGAGCTGGATGCCTTGAGTAATTTAGCTGCCAATGCCTCGTCCTTACAGCAAGCTCCTGAGAAAAGGATAGTGCGTTCGGTGAAGGTGATTGGCGACACCGACCATACCGTCTCTCTGAACTGGCGAGCCCCCACAGCCACAAACACCACAGAGTTCAGTGTCCTATATGCTGTATTTGGTGAAAGGGACATGCGTCGGGTGAACGTAGGTGCTGGAAAGAACCGGATCACCATTGACGGCCTTGTGCCAAAGACAAAGTACATTGCTTGTGTTTGCGTCAAAGGCCTGATCCCGaaaaaggagcagtgtgtaatcTTCTCAACAGATGAGGCGGCCAGTGCCAGTGGCACTCAGAAGCTCATTAATGTGGTGGTGATAACGGTGGCGTGCGTGATTGCTGTCCCCCTGACACTGATTGTGTGCTGCGGGGCGCTAAAGAAGCGTTGTCAAAAGCTGCTGGGACGGCAGTCCAAGGAAATTCAGGACTCGTATGTCACGTTTGAGACCCTGGGCCCCGGGGGCAAAGCTAAAGGGATGGAGGGTGAGTACCTGACCAGGCTGAATCCTGACGAATCAAACAGGCTGCTCTCAGCAAGGTCCAGTGTTGACTCAGAGGCCACAGCCAGGACTGAAGGGCCACCTAGCGAGTATTTCTGCTAA